CACGACCGCCTCGCCGAAGTACCACGACGACCTCGACGCGATGGGTGCAGACGTGGTCCTCGACTACGCGCGCGACGACCTAGAGGACGCAATCGAGGAAGTCGGCAAGCCGGACGTCATCCTCGACCACCGCCTCGACGAGTATCTCCCGCTCGACTGTGCGGTCGCGGCGAAGGGCTGTCGCATCGTCGCCATCGGCAACGAGGACCAAGAAGCGACGTTCCCGAGCGTGCCAGCCGCCCGCGCGAAGACGCTGTCGGTCCACCACGTCTCGATGTTCAACACGCCCGACATCGGCGACGTTCTCTCGCGACTCGCCACGCTCATGGAGGCGGGGGCCCTCACGCCGCGAGTGCACCAGACGTACGACTTAGCCGAGGTCGGTGCGGCCCACGACGACGTGTTGGCGGAGAGTTTCCTCGGGAAACTCGTGGTCACGCCCTGACCCGGCCGCCCCACCTTTATCCTGTTTCCGCACTAACCGGTTGCTATGAGTGTCGAGTTCGATTTCTCGGGAACGGTGGTCGTGGTAACCGGCGCGAGCGGTGCGCTCGGAAGCACTGTCGCAAACGAGTTCGCGAAAGCCGGCGCGACAGTCTGCGCGGCGGACGTGGTCGAACCGGACGAGGGGACGCTCGTCTCGGGAATTACGTTCTACGAGGGCGATTTCACGGACGAAACGGACGTCAAATCGACGTTCGACGAAATCGCAGATACCCACGGACAGGTGGATGCCCTCATCAACATTGCCGGGACCTGGAAGGGCGGAACGCACATCGAAGAAACCGACGTGGACACCTTCGACATGCTGTTCTCGGTCAACCTGAAGACGATGTTCCTCGCGAGCAAGCACGCGATTCCGCACCTCAAAGAGACTGAGGGTGCAATCGTCTCGACGAGTGCCCGCGCCTCGCTCGAAGGCGGCGAGGGTGACGGCCCCTATCGTGCCGCGAAGGCCGGTGTTCGACTCTTGACGGAGACGATTGCAGAGGAGAACAAGGGAACCGTCCGGGCAAACGCCATCATGCCGAGCGTCATCGACACGCCACAGAACCGGGAGGCGATGCCCGATGCCGACCACGATAAATGGGTCGAACCAGCAGAAATCGCCCGCGTCATCATGTTCCTCTGTAGCGACGCCGCCGATGTGACCAGCGGCGCGGCGGTGCCGGTGTACGGCGAAGCTTGAGCCGTCTCCGACATCGCGTGACGGCGGGTCGAACCATTCAGTGATGTCGAACACGTTCTGATTTTTGCATGAAATTTAACATTGAAAGCTAGCGGCGGCGACTGCAACGCGTCCAGGTTTGCTCCCATAGACTTTATGTTCGTGCAATATTTGCTAGTTGGTACGTCGCTGGTCGCTAGATTCTCTGCTGCTGGTTTTACTATGATTGAATATTGATAAATCCGACTAGCCTCGGTGGGTGGTATTCTGTGGCGACCGTTCCGTGTCGTCATTTCACACATGTCCGATTAGGAAACCTAACAGTCATGTGGTTGGTAGGTCGCGGAAAATCGGGACATTTATTTGACCGATACTGATAGGGGGTTTCACACATGAGTGAAAGAGAGACATGGGCAACGCGGATGGGGTTCATCCTCGCGGCCGTCGGCAGCGCCGTCGGCCTCGGGAACCTCTGGCAGTTCCCCTTCAAGACGGCGACCAACGGTGGGGCGGCGTTCCTCATCGTTTACATCGGCGCGGTCCTCGCCATCGGTTTCCCGGCGATGCTCGCCGAGTTCGTCATCGGGCGACGAACCAACCTGAACACGATTAGCGCGTTCAAGAAACTCGGCTACGGCAACTGGCGCATCGTCGGCGCGCTCGGCCTCTTCACCGGGTTCTGGATTCTGTCGTACTACTCCGTGGTTGGCGGCTGGGTACTTCGCTACCTCGGCGGCAGCGCCACGGGCGCGTACTTCAGTGCGCCCGGTGAGTACTTCGCCACGATTTCGATGGGACCAGAGGCACTCGCACTCCACGCCGTGTTCATGGGCATCACCATCGGCATCGTCGCCTTCGGCATCGAGGGCGGCATCGAGAAGGCAACGAAGCTGATGGTTCCGTCCATCATCTTCATCATGGTCGGCCTCGCCGTCTTCGCGTTCATCAGCGACTCGGGC
This sequence is a window from Haladaptatus sp. QDMS2. Protein-coding genes within it:
- a CDS encoding SDR family oxidoreductase — protein: MSVEFDFSGTVVVVTGASGALGSTVANEFAKAGATVCAADVVEPDEGTLVSGITFYEGDFTDETDVKSTFDEIADTHGQVDALINIAGTWKGGTHIEETDVDTFDMLFSVNLKTMFLASKHAIPHLKETEGAIVSTSARASLEGGEGDGPYRAAKAGVRLLTETIAEENKGTVRANAIMPSVIDTPQNREAMPDADHDKWVEPAEIARVIMFLCSDAADVTSGAAVPVYGEA